In the genome of Girardinichthys multiradiatus isolate DD_20200921_A chromosome 7, DD_fGirMul_XY1, whole genome shotgun sequence, one region contains:
- the cd28 gene encoding cytotoxic T-lymphocyte protein 4, whose protein sequence is MFLIHCTMGRTVLVVLSVIVPVWSSIKVVQPYRVVSTNGTALIPCVIRPRTSFPQIHHNQHLADSPSNLEDLQVTLLRGLHGSQKICSSIPNISEHQETQQEKDGDVKCAVQIKDGTVAVALSRLKATDTDIYRCQIQIFYPPPYLQLTGNGTLLHVLESLHFPDQGPQRQRGEEEEEEEEKDNDEIKTPVSVTVVVLVIAILCVLVIIITFQTLQCNQGRREPVRMPPNILLHKVDAVPFSSGTMA, encoded by the exons ATGTTCCTGATTCACTGTACGATGGGAAGGACTGTGTTGGTAGTCCTCAGCGTCATTGTGCCTGTGTGGAGTT CTATAAAGGTGGTGCAACCCTACAGAGTAGTGAGCACCAACGGCACAGCACTGATCCCCTGTGTCATCCGTCCCCGAACTTCCTTCCCCCAGATCCACCACAACCAACATCTGGCAGATTCCCCTTCCAACCTAGAAGATCTGCAGGTGACTCTGCTGAGAGGCCTCCATGGCAGCCAGAAAATCTGCTCCTCCATCCCCAACATCTCAGAGCACCAGGAGACACAGCAGGAGAAAGATGGAGAC GTGAAGTGTGCAGTTCAGATCAAAGATGGCACTGTGGCGGTGGCACTGTCCAGACTGAAAGCCACAGACACAGATATCTATCGCTGCCAGATTCAGATCTTCTACCCACCGCCCTACTTGCAGCTGACAGGCAACGGCACACTCCTTCATGTCCTTG AGAGCTTACACTTTCCTGATCAAGGGCCTCAGAGACAGCGaggtgaagaggaggaggaggaggaagagaaggatAATGATGAGATAAAAACACCAGTCAGTGTTACTGTGGTAGTTCTTGTGATAGCAATCCTCTGTGTCCttgtcatcatcatcaccttCCAG ACACTCCAGTGTAATCAAGGGAGGAGGGAACCTGTCAGAATGCCACCAAACATTTTGCTTCACAAAGTGGATGCCGTACCATTTTCAAGTGGAACCATGGCATAG